One part of the Anaerolineales bacterium genome encodes these proteins:
- the ltaE gene encoding low-specificity L-threonine aldolase encodes MTPIDLRSDTVTKPTEEMREAMARAEVGDDVYGEDPTVNRLQELAAEMTGKAAALFVPSGHMGNLAAFLAHCQRGDELILGNLSHPFNSETGSLAAVGGIQPHTLPNQPDGTLRLEDIRGAIREDDVHHAVTRLISLENTHNRCNGVPLSVEYTRAVAGLAHANGLKLHIDGARLFNAAVALGVPAAALVADADSVTFCLSKGLCAPVGSVLCGDEDFIYRARRARKQLGGGMRQAGILAAAGILSLTKMVDRLAEDHACAARLAEGLMEFRDFVVPEAHTNIVRFRLAEGSQVNPQALIANLARDGVLLDEGSYGSFRAVTHHGVDQADVETTLAAFARNL; translated from the coding sequence ATGACTCCGATTGACCTGCGTTCTGATACCGTTACCAAGCCGACCGAGGAAATGCGTGAGGCGATGGCCCGCGCCGAAGTGGGCGATGATGTGTATGGCGAAGACCCCACTGTAAACCGATTACAGGAGCTGGCGGCCGAGATGACTGGCAAGGCGGCGGCCCTGTTCGTGCCCTCGGGCCATATGGGTAACCTGGCCGCGTTTTTAGCTCACTGCCAGCGCGGCGACGAGTTGATCCTCGGCAATCTTTCGCACCCGTTCAACTCGGAGACCGGCAGCCTGGCCGCGGTGGGCGGCATTCAGCCGCACACGCTGCCCAACCAGCCGGACGGCACGTTGCGCCTGGAGGACATTCGAGGGGCTATCCGTGAGGACGATGTGCACCACGCGGTGACGCGACTTATTTCGCTTGAGAACACTCACAATCGTTGCAATGGCGTACCGCTCAGTGTGGAATACACCCGCGCCGTGGCCGGGCTGGCCCATGCCAACGGGCTCAAGCTGCACATTGATGGCGCGCGCCTGTTCAACGCTGCCGTGGCGCTAGGGGTGCCGGCGGCTGCCCTGGTGGCGGATGCTGACTCGGTTACCTTCTGCCTGAGCAAAGGGTTGTGCGCCCCGGTCGGCTCGGTGCTGTGTGGCGATGAGGATTTCATCTATCGTGCCCGCCGTGCTCGCAAGCAGCTCGGCGGCGGCATGCGCCAGGCCGGCATTCTGGCCGCGGCGGGCATACTTTCGCTGACCAAGATGGTGGACCGCCTGGCGGAGGACCATGCCTGCGCCGCCCGCCTGGCCGAAGGCCTGATGGAGTTCCGCGACTTTGTGGTGCCGGAAGCACACACCAACATTGTGCGCTTCCGCCTGGCCGAAGGTTCGCAAGTAAACCCGCAGGCGCTGATTGCCAATCTGGCCCGAGACGGCGTGCTGTTGGATGAGGGCAGCTACGGCAGCTTCCGCGCGGTTACCCATCACGGGGTGGATCAGGCCGATGTTGAGACCACTTTGGCGGCCTTCGCGCGCAATCTGTAG
- a CDS encoding RluA family pseudouridine synthase, giving the protein MTNPPTEDTCPPGITHTFQNQGGVQRLDKFLVEQLDGFSRARLQALIKDGLVLVNGKPASKSGQQLEGGEQVDVRVPPAARSQLVPENIPLDVVFENNDVLIVNKPAGMVVHPAAGHDRSTLINAALAHAPEIEGVGGELRPGLVHRLDKDTSGLIVLAKNDAAQHALQAQFQQRQAQKTYIALVDGRPTTPTGRIEAAIGRDPRERKRMAVVRSSSSRGREAVSEYRTVEEFDEHTLLEVDIHTGRTHQIRVHLAFIGCPVAGDTVYGRRKPSLPLKRQFLHAARLGLVLPGESEMRTFSAPLPADLQHALKNLQARG; this is encoded by the coding sequence ATGACAAACCCGCCAACTGAGGACACCTGCCCGCCGGGTATCACCCATACCTTCCAAAACCAGGGCGGCGTGCAGCGCCTGGATAAATTTCTGGTTGAGCAACTGGATGGCTTCTCACGCGCCCGCCTGCAGGCCTTGATCAAGGATGGGCTGGTGCTGGTGAATGGGAAGCCAGCCAGCAAAAGCGGCCAGCAGCTTGAGGGCGGCGAGCAGGTTGATGTGCGCGTGCCGCCGGCCGCGCGCAGCCAGCTGGTGCCAGAAAATATTCCGCTGGATGTCGTCTTTGAGAACAATGATGTGCTGATCGTCAACAAGCCAGCAGGCATGGTGGTGCACCCGGCTGCCGGGCATGACCGCAGCACGCTCATTAATGCTGCACTGGCCCACGCGCCCGAGATCGAAGGCGTGGGCGGCGAGCTGCGCCCTGGCCTCGTCCACCGCCTGGACAAGGACACCTCGGGCCTGATCGTGCTGGCCAAGAACGACGCGGCCCAGCACGCACTGCAGGCCCAGTTCCAGCAGCGCCAGGCTCAAAAGACCTACATCGCCCTGGTAGATGGGCGGCCGACCACGCCCACCGGCCGCATCGAGGCGGCCATCGGGCGTGACCCGCGTGAGCGCAAGCGCATGGCGGTGGTGCGCTCCAGTAGCAGCCGTGGCCGCGAGGCGGTGAGCGAGTACCGCACGGTCGAGGAATTTGACGAGCACACGCTGCTGGAAGTGGATATACACACAGGCCGCACGCACCAGATCCGCGTGCATCTGGCTTTTATTGGCTGCCCTGTGGCGGGGGATACGGTGTATGGCCGCCGCAAGCCCAGCTTGCCGCTCAAGCGCCAGTTTTTGCATGCGGCTCGCCTGGGGCTGGTGCTGCCGGGTGAGAGCGAGATGCGCACCTTTAGCGCACCACTGCCGGCTGATCTGCAGCATGCGCTGAAAAACTTGCAGGCCAGAGGGTAG
- the lspA gene encoding signal peptidase II, whose amino-acid sequence MTSNTPQPRINLRSYFSLVLISGTLIVLDQLTKNWVRANLAYGQTWMPWEELAPYARIVHWQNTGAAFGMFQNAGGIFAVLAILVAGMIVYYFPRLEPGDWAVRLAMSLQLGGALGNLIDRLQHGHVTDFISIGRFPVWNIADASITCGVAVLLLDLLFNRERREQAHGAPAKGDDKPAN is encoded by the coding sequence ATGACATCCAACACACCGCAACCCCGCATTAACCTGCGCAGCTATTTCTCTCTGGTGCTGATCTCCGGCACCCTCATTGTGCTTGACCAGCTCACCAAGAACTGGGTGCGCGCCAACCTGGCCTATGGCCAGACCTGGATGCCATGGGAGGAGCTGGCGCCGTATGCGCGCATTGTGCATTGGCAAAACACCGGCGCGGCCTTTGGCATGTTCCAGAACGCCGGCGGCATCTTCGCCGTGCTGGCGATCCTGGTGGCGGGCATGATCGTGTACTACTTCCCGCGCCTGGAGCCGGGCGATTGGGCTGTGCGCCTGGCGATGAGCCTGCAGCTGGGTGGGGCGCTGGGCAACCTGATCGACCGGCTGCAGCATGGCCATGTGACCGATTTCATTTCGATTGGCCGCTTCCCGGTGTGGAACATTGCCGATGCCAGCATCACCTGTGGCGTGGCGGTGCTGTTGCTGGACCTTCTCTTCAACCGTGAGCGCAGGGAGCAGGCCCACGGCGCGCCTGCCAAGGGCGATGACAAACCCGCCAACTGA
- the alr gene encoding alanine racemase produces MQISNHPTISTSADLRPTHVQVDLHRLQSNLQAIQTHVGGARVMPILKANAYGHGLVRVGQYMQELGVGSIGVAYLEEGILLREAGITTPILVLGGILGSQAPLFLQHNLTLTVSSTQKLEQVEAAAAAAGVTARVHLKIDTGMERIGVHYYNAESLLEATLQCKHVEVEGIFSHFANADAADLSSARLQVERFQEVLRFYEKRSLPMPLRHMANSGAVLQLPESWMDMVRPGILLYGVYPSAQVQQTVAVRPALTWSSRIVYFKVVQPGHPVSYGSTWQSDHPVRVVTVPVGYGDGYFRAMSGKAQVLIKGQRYPVVGTICMDQFMVNIEEDSAFNEDEIIVVGQSGNERITVEDLAGWAGTIPYEILTNINTRVPRVYLQDQK; encoded by the coding sequence ATGCAAATCAGCAACCATCCCACCATCAGCACCAGCGCTGACTTGCGCCCCACGCATGTGCAGGTGGACCTGCATCGCCTGCAAAGTAACCTGCAGGCCATCCAGACGCATGTGGGCGGCGCCAGGGTCATGCCAATCCTCAAAGCCAATGCCTACGGGCACGGCCTGGTGCGGGTGGGCCAATATATGCAAGAGCTGGGGGTCGGCTCGATCGGCGTGGCGTACCTCGAAGAAGGCATCCTGCTGCGCGAGGCGGGCATCACCACGCCGATCCTGGTGCTGGGGGGCATTCTGGGCAGCCAGGCGCCGCTGTTCCTGCAGCACAATCTGACCCTGACGGTATCTTCGACCCAGAAACTGGAGCAGGTCGAGGCCGCCGCGGCGGCTGCCGGCGTGACCGCCCGTGTGCACCTCAAGATCGACACGGGCATGGAGCGTATTGGCGTGCACTACTACAACGCCGAAAGTTTGCTCGAAGCCACCTTGCAGTGTAAGCATGTTGAGGTTGAGGGCATCTTCTCGCACTTTGCCAATGCCGACGCGGCAGACCTGAGTTCGGCTCGTTTGCAAGTGGAGCGCTTTCAGGAAGTGCTGCGCTTCTATGAGAAGCGCAGCCTGCCAATGCCGCTGCGCCACATGGCCAACTCCGGCGCGGTGCTGCAGTTGCCCGAAAGCTGGATGGACATGGTGCGGCCGGGCATCTTGCTGTATGGTGTATATCCTTCCGCCCAGGTTCAGCAGACTGTGGCTGTGCGGCCGGCGCTCACCTGGTCTTCGCGCATTGTGTATTTCAAAGTTGTGCAGCCCGGCCACCCGGTGAGCTACGGCTCGACTTGGCAGAGCGACCACCCGGTGCGGGTGGTCACCGTGCCGGTGGGCTATGGCGATGGCTATTTCCGCGCGATGTCTGGCAAGGCGCAGGTGCTGATCAAGGGCCAACGCTATCCGGTGGTGGGCACCATTTGCATGGACCAGTTCATGGTCAATATAGAAGAAGACTCCGCCTTCAACGAGGATGAGATCATTGTGGTAGGCCAGAGCGGCAACGAGCGCATCACGGTCGAAGACCTGGCCGGCTGGGCCGGCACCATCCCCTATGAGATCCTCACCAACATCAATACACGCGTGCCACGCGTATATTTGCAAGACCAGAAGTGA
- a CDS encoding HD domain-containing protein, producing MTGFPQLPPLVQQVRAAVPPDQPLYLVGGAVRDLLLNRAVHDLDFVVPGRAIPLARKVADALGGSFYALDAERDAGRVLLPDHGAALDFVAQQGASLEEDLAGRDFTINAMALSLHDSALHDPLGGAADLRAKRLRMGGSLAFANDPVRILRAVRMAAAFGLQMEPDTRAALRAAVPQLAQVSPERRRDEIFRLLLAPKPAASLRALDVFGALSVLFPELEPLKGLEQSPPHIYDVWNHSLHVVDKLGLVFSALDENYPADGVGELVSGLTVLRLGRYRGQISQHLAAELVPGRPRRGLLLLAALLHDAGKALARTVDPNGRIRFFEHEARGAELIEERAQAMHLSSDETQLLRTIVAHHMRPFLLTHTGKPPSRRAIYRYFRDAGAAGVDICLLSLADQLGKRGPAVDEKELTATLDTLRALLEGYYELADEIVSPPVLLNGNDLMNELGLKPGRKVGEILEALREAQAMGNVPDRAAALAFARQRVRAGRN from the coding sequence ATGACCGGTTTTCCTCAACTGCCGCCACTGGTGCAACAAGTGCGCGCCGCCGTGCCACCTGATCAGCCGCTGTACCTGGTGGGCGGCGCGGTGCGCGACCTGCTGCTCAACCGCGCCGTGCACGATCTCGATTTTGTCGTGCCGGGCCGCGCCATCCCCTTGGCGCGCAAGGTGGCCGATGCGCTCGGCGGCAGCTTCTACGCGCTGGACGCCGAGCGCGATGCTGGCCGCGTGCTGCTGCCGGACCATGGCGCCGCGCTCGACTTTGTCGCCCAGCAGGGCGCCAGCCTGGAGGAAGACCTGGCCGGGCGTGATTTCACCATTAACGCTATGGCGCTCAGTCTGCACGACTCAGCCCTGCATGACCCGCTGGGCGGCGCAGCCGACCTGCGCGCCAAGCGCTTGCGTATGGGCGGATCGTTGGCCTTTGCCAACGATCCGGTGCGCATCCTGCGCGCCGTGCGCATGGCGGCTGCCTTCGGCTTGCAAATGGAGCCGGACACACGCGCCGCCCTGCGCGCTGCTGTGCCGCAGCTGGCCCAGGTCTCGCCGGAGCGCCGGCGGGATGAGATCTTCCGCCTGCTGTTGGCGCCCAAGCCCGCCGCCTCACTGCGTGCGCTGGATGTGTTCGGCGCGTTGTCGGTACTGTTTCCCGAGCTTGAGCCGCTCAAAGGTCTGGAGCAATCGCCGCCGCACATCTACGATGTGTGGAATCACAGTCTGCACGTCGTAGACAAGCTGGGCCTGGTCTTCAGCGCGCTGGATGAAAACTATCCGGCGGATGGGGTGGGGGAGCTGGTCAGCGGGCTGACCGTGCTGCGCCTTGGCCGTTACCGCGGCCAGATCAGCCAGCACCTGGCGGCTGAGCTGGTGCCTGGCCGCCCGCGGCGTGGCCTGCTGCTGCTGGCCGCCCTGCTGCATGATGCCGGCAAGGCGCTGGCCCGCACGGTGGATCCCAACGGACGCATCCGCTTCTTTGAGCATGAAGCACGCGGCGCCGAGCTGATCGAGGAGCGCGCCCAGGCCATGCACCTGAGCAGCGACGAGACCCAACTGCTGCGTACGATTGTGGCGCACCACATGCGCCCCTTCCTGCTGACCCACACAGGCAAGCCGCCCAGTCGCCGCGCCATCTATCGTTACTTTCGTGACGCCGGCGCGGCCGGCGTGGACATCTGCCTGCTCTCGCTGGCCGACCAGCTTGGCAAGCGCGGCCCTGCCGTGGACGAGAAGGAGCTCACCGCCACGCTGGATACTTTGCGCGCCCTGCTGGAGGGCTACTATGAGCTGGCCGATGAGATCGTCTCACCGCCGGTGCTGCTCAATGGCAATGACCTGATGAACGAGCTGGGCCTCAAGCCGGGCCGCAAGGTGGGCGAGATCCTGGAGGCGCTGCGCGAGGCCCAGGCCATGGGCAATGTGCCTGACCGGGCCGCGGCCCTGGCCTTTGCCCGCCAGCGTGTGCGCGCCGGCCGGAACTGA
- the hpt gene encoding hypoxanthine phosphoribosyltransferase, with amino-acid sequence MPQLPPPYADLLSEVLITEEQLQTRIKELGAQISQDYAGRDLVLICILRGGVMFLTDLVRHIGAPHMMDFMAVSSYGAGARESSGQVRITMDLSMDIAGRNVVLVEDIVDSGNTIASVLALLQSRNPASLKVCSLLDKPELRQTEVQIDYTGFVIPTKFVFGYGLDLDEYYRNLPFIGVVDTSKYKAAE; translated from the coding sequence ATGCCGCAGCTCCCGCCGCCCTATGCCGACCTGCTGTCTGAGGTGCTGATCACCGAAGAGCAGCTGCAAACCCGCATCAAAGAACTAGGCGCTCAGATCAGCCAGGATTATGCCGGCCGCGATCTGGTGCTCATCTGCATTCTGCGAGGCGGGGTCATGTTCCTCACTGACCTGGTGCGCCACATCGGCGCCCCGCACATGATGGATTTTATGGCCGTCTCCTCCTATGGCGCCGGGGCGCGGGAGAGCAGCGGCCAGGTGCGCATCACCATGGACCTGAGCATGGACATTGCCGGGCGTAATGTGGTGCTGGTTGAGGACATTGTGGACAGCGGCAACACGATCGCCTCGGTGCTGGCTCTGCTGCAATCCCGCAACCCTGCTAGCCTCAAAGTCTGCAGCCTGCTCGACAAGCCGGAATTGCGCCAGACGGAAGTGCAGATTGATTACACCGGCTTCGTCATCCCTACCAAGTTCGTTTTTGGCTATGGGCTTGATCTGGATGAGTACTACCGCAATCTGCCCTTTATCGGCGTGGTCGATACCAGTAAGTACAAAGCTGCTGAATAG
- a CDS encoding thymidine kinase, which produces METQTGSLEVITGSMFCGKSDELIRRLRRAKIANQHIQVFKPALDDRYAESKVVSHAGNEFDAVAIEKAADIRAQLQPATTVVGIDEAQFLDEEIVAIAKYLAESGLRVIVAGLDTDFRGEPFGSMPVLTAQAERVDKLHAICMVCGRDASRTQRLVNGRPANYNDPIVIVGASEMYEARCRAHHEVPN; this is translated from the coding sequence ATGGAAACCCAAACCGGCTCACTGGAAGTCATCACCGGCTCGATGTTCTGCGGCAAATCTGACGAACTGATCCGCCGCCTGCGCCGCGCCAAGATCGCCAATCAGCACATCCAGGTATTCAAGCCTGCTCTGGATGACCGTTACGCCGAAAGCAAGGTCGTCTCCCACGCCGGCAATGAATTCGATGCCGTTGCCATCGAAAAGGCCGCCGACATCCGTGCCCAGCTGCAGCCCGCCACCACCGTGGTGGGGATAGACGAGGCCCAATTTCTGGATGAGGAAATCGTGGCCATCGCCAAATACCTGGCCGAGAGTGGCCTCCGCGTCATCGTCGCCGGGCTCGATACCGATTTCCGCGGCGAGCCCTTCGGCAGCATGCCGGTGCTCACCGCTCAGGCCGAGCGGGTGGACAAGCTGCACGCCATTTGCATGGTGTGCGGGCGGGATGCCAGCCGTACCCAGCGCTTGGTGAACGGCCGCCCCGCCAACTACAATGACCCCATTGTTATCGTCGGCGCCTCTGAAATGTACGAAGCGCGCTGCCGTGCCCACCACGAGGTGCCCAACTAA